The following nucleotide sequence is from Triticum dicoccoides isolate Atlit2015 ecotype Zavitan chromosome 7B, WEW_v2.0, whole genome shotgun sequence.
AATTACCTTGGCCACTTGTCGCACCCCAATCTGGTGAAGCTCCTAGGGTACTGCCTCGAAGACGTCCGGCACCTGCTCGTCTACGAGTTCATGCCTCACGGAAGCTTGGAGTACCATCTTTTCAGCAGTAATTACTAACTGACCTTCTTCTAGCTTCCATTGATCAGTTAAGACCTCGCAAATTAGTTACTACCGAGGATGAAATAGTATTTAGTGTGATAATTACAAGTTTGGTTGAATGATTATTTAGGACTTTTCCAGCCACTATCTTGGAATGTGAGGATGAATGTCGCTCTTGGGGCAGCCAAGGGGCTCGCGTTCCTCCATAGTGACAAGGCCAATGTCATCTACCGCGATTTCAAGACAGGAAATGTCCTTCTTGATTCGGTATGTTTCTGTTGTTGCCTTCTAATTTGATTGAGGAAATAATTTGTTCAGTGCCTTATTAATGCTAACTGTGTTGACTGATGGATTGCAGAGCTACAACGCAAAGCTGGCTGACTTTGGCCTGGCGAGGGATGGGCCAGCTGATGATAAGAGCCATGTCTCTACAAGGGTCATGGGCACACATGGATATGCAGCCCCTGAATATCTTGATACAGGTAAGTTAATCAAATTAAGGTGAATTAAATGAACACAGAGCTTAATTTGTTTTCAAAGCCATGATCAGATGTATGCATAATATGCTGTGGTATTGTTGAAACGGTTTTATTTCTTCTCTTAAAACCTTCAATTGAATTTGCTCTGAACTTCGAGCATGATAGTTTGCTTTTCAGGGTTGAATGGTGGTGTTGTTGTTAAGCAGTAGGTATGGTTTTTATGAACCACTATGAGATACATATTAGGTGCTGAGGACGTCATATTGGTTAGGCACAACACGACTTTTCGCAACAAATTATGGTTTCAGAGCTGACTCACTGGACCCCTTCACCACATGCGCTAAACCTTTTGATTAATTATAAGTATCGCCACCATCTACATAGGTATGTGCCAttgttttaaatagcccgctattgctccgctatagcacgctatttacaaaaggtcttgcgctaagagacaTTGGTCCAAACAAACAAataaacattttaaatagcgcactatagctccgctatagcgttTAGGTGAGGTTCGCCGCTAAGAgtcttagcgcgctatttaaaactttggtATGTGCACTTTAATTTAAGGGAGTAGCAGGTGATTGATCCATAAAGGAGTCCTGCATAATCTTGCAGCTAGATAAGGACCCATGTACTTTGTAATGTCAGGTCAATGGTGGCCATTACTTGTTCTTTTAGTCGATGATAATACCAATATAATATTGCCAAATGCTTACCCTAATCCATGTgggtacatccaagctgtatcattGTATTTTTCCTACTCAGGATCCGAAAATGAACAATGAAAACAATGATCATGATGCCCATGGAATCTGACCCACGGGATGGGGATGCATCTACTAGACCTGTCTGAATCTTTGCTTTAACAGGGCATCTGACGACGAAGTGCGACGTGTACAGCTTCGGCGTAGTGCTGCTGGAGATGCTGTCCGGCCGGCGTGTCCTGTGCAGAAACCAGCCGGCTGACAAGGGCAACCTTGTAAAGTGGGCGCTGCCATACCTGAAGAGCAAGCGCCACATTTCCCACATCCTGGACGCGCGTCTTGGCGGGCAATACTCCGTTGGTGGCGTTCAGAAGGCTGCTGCACTAGCGCTCCAGTGCATCTCCGTCTGCCCGAAAGCCCGGCCAGGCATGGAGCAGGTGGTGGCGGCCCTGGAGCAGCTTGAGGACAACAGGGAGACCGTGACGAGCGGTCAAGGGATGGCGAGTGGTGGCGCCGCATGCGGCTTCTTCAGGATGTGTGGCGGGGgccggtagcagcagcagcagccttaGCCCACGGCAAGGCGGCTGCGCGGGCCGGTGAGCTAGTAGCTCAACCGAAGAATTCATTGTAAACATGGTGCTTCTTGCATTTGCAAATTCAGGGCTTTGATTACTTTTTCTTATTTAGACAGTATGAAGACCGGTGGAGTTTTTGTTTTGGGACAATTCCGCGGTGTCATTGATTTGATTTCCCATTAGAAATGAGCTTTTTCAATAAAGAAAGCTTTTATTAACTCATAACATAGCATAGAGGATACAAATCATGATAAGCAACACCGGCCTCTGCATAGATAGGATGCACATAGCTAAACACAAACAGTCTAAAAAAAGTAATcatgtgttcagatccttaatgataattaatactcctctgatatgaacatgaatatgccttgtgagtagttacatttgttctgaggacatgggagcagtcttgttataagtactcatgtgaatttgttatttgttcgatattttgatgagatatatattGTCTTTcgtctagtggtgttatatgaacgtccactacatgacacttcaccatgatttgggtctaagagaaggcattgggaagtaataagtagatgatgggttgctagagtgacagaagtttaaaccctagtttatgcgttgcttcgtaaggggctgatttggatccatatgtttcatactatggttagatttatcttaattcttctttcatagttgcagatgcttgcaagaggggttaatcataagtgtgaggtttgtccaagaaagggcagcactcaagcaccggtccacccacatatcaaattatcaaagtaacgaacacgaatcatatgaacatgatgaaaactagtttgacagtaattctcatgtgtcctcgggagcgctttgctttatataagagttcgttcaggcttatcctttgctaaaaaaggattaggccaccttctTGCACCTTAATTACTCTTTTTACTTGTtattcgttacaaattatcttatcacaaaattatgtgatacctataatttcagtgcttgcaaagagtaCCTTActaaaaatcgcttgtcatttccttctgctcctcgttgggttcgacactcttacttatcgaaagtactacgatagatcctctatacttgtggctcATCAGGCCTAGTGTATTTTccaaggctaactttgaccacatgTTAGAGCAATTATATATAACATGGAAGTTACACAAAGAATaccgtcaaattcgtacgtgaaaggagcttccaatggtaTAATTTTTACATTATACATTTCATATATTGTTAAtcctatcaatagtcaaaggcaatcTCAAAAAATGCATTAGGGCTTATATATATGGATGGAGTACAATTcttaaaatagaaaaaaatatcatTCATCCACCAATAAAATTTGATGGAAGATGTTTTCTGCCCGAGTGATATTTTATTTAGCATAATGATTGTGATGACTATGGTACCACTAATTGAAATTGCATAATGTAAGTTTCTATAAAACCATAAATTTATTTCCAGACACTCCCGGACATTACAAGAAAGTAACATAACAATAATTCACGCCTAGAACACAAAAGTGTTTTACAAGAACGGAACTACGTCGGCACGACCATAGACACAGACCACGGACACAACTCTGCATTGAACCTTATTAACACACACAAGCATGGTAAGTATTACAAATTGAGCATACATAAAAGCAAGTAACTATTCCGAGAACTTATTAATCACCTCCGTAAATTCTCCGGCAAGAGCGGCCATGGTCACATGCAGCACTACACCGCTTG
It contains:
- the LOC119341788 gene encoding receptor-like cytoplasmic kinase 176 translates to MSNCFVKPTSLSEGEILQLANLRRFAYMELMTATGNFRRDSKLGEGGFGVVYKGWVDETTFAPASHGTGLPVAVKKLNQEGIQGHREWLAEVNYLGHLSHPNLVKLLGYCLEDVRHLLVYEFMPHGSLEYHLFSRLFQPLSWNVRMNVALGAAKGLAFLHSDKANVIYRDFKTGNVLLDSSYNAKLADFGLARDGPADDKSHVSTRVMGTHGYAAPEYLDTGHLTTKCDVYSFGVVLLEMLSGRRVLCRNQPADKGNLVKWALPYLKSKRHISHILDARLGGQYSVGGVQKAAALALQCISVCPKARPGMEQVVAALEQLEDNRETVTSGQGMASGGAACGFFRMCGGGR